One segment of Tamlana crocina DNA contains the following:
- a CDS encoding AraC family transcriptional regulator, with protein sequence MINKKPTLKKISPSFGSSLFVKQHVESVDRNSAYWHFHPELELIYINKGQGKTHIGNHLSYFNNSQLILIGSNLPHNGFTDRLTATGTETTIQFKSNFLGDDFLSVPEMANIVALFERAKKGIRFKVETKKKIGPKIEKLLEHDGLKRVLKFLEILNYLSKTDDYTLLNADGFAFEAEAQDSSKIDVIFKYVNKNFQNHISLDEIADEVSMTVPAFCRYFKKSTGKTFTQLVNEYRVVHATKLLNESQMSIADICYECGFNNFSHFNKQFNEITGKSASNYRKEIKLMIQTK encoded by the coding sequence ATGATTAATAAGAAGCCCACATTAAAAAAGATAAGCCCCAGTTTTGGTAGTTCTTTGTTCGTTAAACAGCACGTTGAATCTGTGGATCGTAACAGTGCGTATTGGCATTTTCACCCAGAGTTAGAGTTAATTTATATTAATAAAGGACAAGGAAAAACACATATTGGTAACCACCTGTCTTATTTTAACAACAGTCAATTAATTTTAATAGGCTCTAACTTGCCGCATAATGGATTTACCGATCGATTAACGGCAACCGGAACAGAAACCACCATTCAATTTAAATCAAACTTTTTAGGTGATGATTTCCTAAGCGTGCCTGAAATGGCCAATATTGTGGCTTTATTCGAAAGAGCGAAAAAGGGAATTAGGTTCAAGGTAGAAACCAAAAAGAAAATCGGGCCTAAAATAGAAAAGCTTTTAGAGCACGACGGACTAAAACGTGTATTGAAGTTTTTGGAAATATTAAATTATTTATCAAAAACCGACGATTATACTTTGCTAAATGCCGATGGATTTGCGTTTGAAGCTGAAGCCCAGGATAGTTCTAAAATTGATGTGATATTCAAATACGTTAACAAGAATTTCCAAAACCACATTTCGTTGGATGAAATTGCAGATGAGGTGAGTATGACGGTACCTGCGTTTTGTCGTTATTTTAAAAAGTCTACCGGAAAAACCTTTACCCAATTGGTGAACGAATACCGAGTGGTGCACGCCACGAAGCTACTTAACGAAAGCCAAATGAGTATTGCCGATATTTGCTACGAATGCGGATTCAATAACTTTTCGCATTTCAACAAACAGTTCAATGAAATTACTGGGAAAAGTGCTTCGAATTACCGTAAGGAAATCAAGTTGATGATTCAGACCAAATAA
- a CDS encoding ThuA domain-containing protein has translation MKTILFLLLSVMVLSCKAPESVLVFSKTEGFRHKSIETGVEVIRQLGKENKFKVTHTEDSNVFSNEGLKDFDAIVFLSTTGNVFSAAQEQAFKTYINNGGSFMGVHSATNTEYNWPWYGKLVGAYFLDHPKHCEAHVHVEDAAHQSTKHLKSPWVLYDEWYNYRDMSPDLKVLLTVDESSYVGGKHGDYHPIAWYGEYDGGRMFYTGLGHTIEIYSNPEFKQHVLGGIFYCLKR, from the coding sequence CCATTTTATTTTTGCTTTTAAGCGTAATGGTTTTGTCGTGTAAAGCGCCCGAGAGTGTTTTGGTGTTTTCAAAAACAGAAGGGTTCAGACACAAATCGATTGAGACAGGGGTGGAGGTCATTCGGCAATTAGGAAAAGAAAATAAATTTAAGGTTACGCATACCGAAGATTCGAATGTGTTTTCAAATGAAGGTTTAAAAGATTTCGATGCCATTGTTTTTTTGAGTACCACGGGTAATGTGTTTAGCGCCGCTCAGGAGCAGGCTTTCAAAACCTATATAAATAACGGCGGAAGCTTTATGGGTGTGCATTCTGCTACTAATACAGAATACAATTGGCCTTGGTATGGTAAGCTGGTGGGAGCTTATTTTCTAGACCACCCCAAGCATTGTGAAGCCCACGTTCATGTTGAGGATGCTGCACATCAGTCTACAAAACATTTAAAAAGTCCGTGGGTGCTTTATGACGAGTGGTACAATTACAGAGATATGAGCCCCGATTTAAAAGTGCTGTTAACAGTAGATGAGTCGAGTTACGTAGGCGGTAAGCATGGCGATTATCATCCCATTGCTTGGTATGGGGAGTATGATGGCGGGCGCATGTTTTACACGGGATTGGGCCATACTATTGAAATATATTCCAATCCGGAATTTAAACAGCATGTATTGGGTGGTATTTTTTATTGCTTAAAGAGATAG
- the hemH gene encoding ferrochelatase — MEKGILLVNLGSPDSPTPKDVKKYLGEFLMDERVIDIPLVARTALVKGIILKTRPKQSAAAYQKIWWEEGSPLIVISERLQNKIQKQVEVPVALAMRYGSMTIKNGLQELVDKGVEEVLLFPLYPQFAMATTETITVLAEELRQKHFPQLKIESVPAFYNKPDYIEVLSDSIKRHLEGKKYEHLLFSYHGVPERHIRKSDVTKSHCKIDGSCCVTPSKAHEFCYRHQCLEVTRLVAERLQLEEGTYSTSFQSRLGFDPWLLPYTDRTIERLGKQGVKNMAIVTPAFVSDCLETLEEIAMEGQEIFHEVGGKAYTTVPCLNDDKAFVDLLSKWINEWATTDIEVG, encoded by the coding sequence ATGGAAAAAGGAATTTTACTGGTCAATTTGGGGTCGCCCGATAGCCCTACGCCCAAAGATGTTAAAAAATATTTGGGCGAATTTTTAATGGACGAAAGGGTAATTGATATTCCGCTCGTGGCGCGCACGGCTTTGGTTAAAGGCATTATTTTAAAAACCCGCCCCAAGCAATCGGCAGCGGCATACCAAAAAATTTGGTGGGAGGAAGGGTCGCCACTTATCGTTATTTCAGAAAGGCTCCAAAATAAAATACAAAAACAGGTAGAGGTACCTGTGGCTTTGGCCATGCGCTATGGTAGCATGACCATTAAAAATGGGCTTCAGGAATTGGTCGATAAAGGTGTGGAAGAGGTTCTGTTGTTTCCATTATACCCACAGTTTGCGATGGCAACCACTGAAACCATTACGGTTTTGGCCGAGGAGCTTCGTCAAAAGCATTTTCCGCAGTTAAAAATAGAATCGGTGCCGGCATTCTACAATAAGCCCGATTATATTGAGGTGCTGTCGGATTCCATAAAACGTCATTTGGAAGGCAAGAAGTACGAGCATTTACTGTTTTCATACCATGGTGTTCCCGAACGGCACATCAGAAAAAGTGACGTGACCAAATCGCATTGTAAAATCGACGGCAGTTGCTGCGTAACACCAAGCAAGGCACACGAATTTTGTTATCGCCACCAATGTTTGGAAGTAACTCGCTTGGTGGCCGAAAGGCTTCAGTTGGAGGAAGGGACATACTCCACCTCATTCCAGTCGCGTTTAGGCTTTGATCCATGGTTGCTGCCCTATACCGACCGAACCATTGAGCGATTGGGAAAACAAGGCGTGAAAAATATGGCTATTGTAACTCCGGCATTTGTGAGCGATTGTTTGGAAACTTTGGAAGAGATCGCTATGGAAGGTCAGGAAATTTTCCATGAAGTGGGCGGAAAGGCATACACCACCGTGCCCTGTTTAAATGACGATAAAGCCTTTGTGGATTTACTCTCTAAGTGGATTAACGAATGGGCTACAACCGATATTGAGGTGGGTTAA
- a CDS encoding MATE family efflux transporter, giving the protein MAKISSQDLGTEPIGKLLIKQAVPASIGILVMSLNILVDTIFVGNWIGAVAIAAINVVLPVSFFIAALGMSIGVGGSSIISRALGAENKGKALKTFGNQITLTLLLTVTMVIVGLWFVEGIIPAFGGKGAILEPAKIYYTIVLYGVPFLALSMMGNTVIRAEGKPKFAMYAMVIPSVSNLLLDYLFINVFDWGMHGAAWATTGSYLLCFAFIFWFFLSKHSELKINFSHFGLDRPIVKEISSLGFVTLARQAVVSITYLFMNNILFNLGGETSVTAYAIVGRMLMFALFPVYGITQGFLPIAGFNYGALKYNRVRQTINTAIKYAAGLATIIFILLMVFPEAITKLFTDDAEVIKETPPAMRWVFAATPIIAWQLIGAAYFQAIGKAKQALLLTLCRQGFFFIPLILILPLFYGELGVWVSFPVSDVLATIVTGYFLNREIIKNLKPKNNASAINQ; this is encoded by the coding sequence ATGGCAAAAATTTCGTCACAAGATTTAGGAACAGAGCCTATAGGCAAATTACTAATAAAACAAGCGGTTCCGGCGTCTATTGGTATTTTGGTGATGTCGCTTAATATCTTGGTCGATACTATTTTTGTGGGTAACTGGATTGGTGCTGTGGCCATTGCGGCTATTAACGTCGTGCTCCCCGTGTCGTTTTTTATTGCGGCCTTGGGTATGAGTATTGGTGTGGGCGGGTCGTCCATAATATCTCGGGCACTTGGTGCTGAAAATAAAGGAAAAGCACTCAAAACCTTCGGAAACCAAATAACGCTCACTTTATTGTTGACTGTAACGATGGTTATTGTGGGGTTGTGGTTTGTTGAAGGCATTATTCCGGCTTTTGGTGGTAAAGGGGCTATTTTAGAGCCTGCAAAAATCTATTACACCATAGTGCTCTACGGCGTACCGTTTCTGGCGTTAAGCATGATGGGGAACACCGTAATTCGTGCGGAAGGCAAACCCAAATTTGCCATGTATGCTATGGTAATTCCGTCGGTGTCAAACTTGCTGCTCGATTACCTTTTTATAAATGTTTTTGATTGGGGCATGCACGGTGCTGCATGGGCTACAACGGGCTCGTATTTGTTATGTTTTGCGTTTATTTTTTGGTTCTTTCTGTCTAAACATTCCGAATTAAAAATCAATTTTTCGCATTTTGGGCTGGACAGACCTATCGTAAAGGAAATAAGTTCGTTGGGTTTTGTAACCTTGGCAAGACAAGCCGTGGTGAGTATCACTTATCTGTTTATGAATAATATTCTGTTCAATTTGGGCGGAGAGACCTCGGTAACGGCCTATGCTATTGTAGGACGCATGCTTATGTTTGCGTTGTTTCCGGTTTATGGCATCACCCAAGGGTTTTTGCCCATTGCGGGTTTCAATTATGGTGCTTTGAAATACAACCGGGTAAGGCAAACTATAAATACCGCGATTAAATATGCCGCTGGATTGGCTACGATAATATTTATCTTGCTTATGGTTTTTCCTGAAGCCATTACCAAACTGTTTACCGATGACGCCGAAGTGATTAAAGAAACGCCGCCAGCAATGCGTTGGGTGTTTGCCGCAACGCCCATTATTGCTTGGCAACTTATCGGAGCGGCTTATTTTCAGGCCATTGGAAAGGCCAAACAAGCCTTGTTGCTTACCTTGTGCCGGCAAGGATTTTTCTTTATCCCACTCATTTTAATATTACCTTTGTTTTATGGAGAACTTGGTGTGTGGGTGTCTTTCCCTGTTTCCGATGTTTTGGCCACTATAGTTACCGGTTACTTTTTAAATCGCGAAATTATCAAGAATTTAAAGCCTAAAAATAACGCTTCAGCAATAAACCAATAG
- a CDS encoding CopD family protein, with product MEYYAYIKSFHLIFVITWFAGLFYIPRLFVYQIEAFHKPSPEKEILGKQLKLMAKRLWYIITWPSAILATVFAIWLLILQPYWLQQGWMHVKLAFVVLLIVYHLKTHQYFKQLQNDVVKKSSSFMRIWNEGATFILFAVVFLVVLKSAINWVWGIVGIFVLCILIMLGFKIYKNIREKNPEA from the coding sequence ATGGAATATTACGCTTACATCAAATCCTTCCATCTCATTTTTGTAATCACCTGGTTTGCCGGTTTGTTTTACATTCCGCGTTTATTTGTTTATCAAATTGAAGCCTTCCATAAACCTTCCCCCGAAAAGGAAATATTGGGGAAGCAGCTAAAATTAATGGCCAAACGGTTGTGGTATATCATAACTTGGCCATCAGCCATTTTAGCGACTGTTTTTGCTATTTGGTTACTCATTTTACAGCCGTATTGGCTGCAGCAAGGTTGGATGCACGTAAAGTTGGCTTTTGTGGTTCTGCTCATTGTTTACCATTTAAAAACCCATCAATATTTTAAACAATTGCAAAACGATGTGGTTAAAAAATCTTCCAGTTTTATGCGCATCTGGAACGAAGGAGCAACCTTTATCCTGTTTGCTGTGGTATTTCTGGTGGTGTTGAAAAGTGCTATTAACTGGGTTTGGGGCATTGTGGGCATCTTCGTTTTGTGTATTCTTATTATGCTCGGTTTTAAAATTTATAAAAACATTCGGGAAAAAAATCCGGAGGCTTAA
- a CDS encoding HD domain-containing protein yields MNNQNDIINKTKAFVKDTLANAEGGHDWFHTQRVFNNALLISKNEKVDPFVVSLGALLHDIADSKFHNGDESVGPKVARNFLEGLNVEPSVIEHVVSIIENISFKGGNEAQKFRSAELDVIQDADRLDAIGAIGIARCFNYGGFKNRVLYNPDIQPNLNMSKEEYKSSDAPSINHFYEKLLLLKDRMNTQTGRDIAYQRHNYMLEFLDQFYREWNGVSYLQQSFKSPS; encoded by the coding sequence ATGAACAACCAAAACGATATCATCAACAAAACCAAAGCTTTTGTAAAAGACACCCTGGCCAATGCAGAGGGCGGCCACGATTGGTTCCACACCCAAAGGGTTTTCAATAACGCTTTACTCATTTCTAAAAACGAAAAGGTGGATCCCTTTGTGGTTTCGTTGGGTGCTTTACTTCATGATATTGCCGATAGCAAATTCCATAATGGAGACGAATCTGTTGGCCCAAAAGTAGCTCGTAATTTTTTGGAGGGTTTAAACGTTGAACCTTCGGTTATCGAGCATGTGGTTAGCATTATAGAAAACATATCGTTTAAAGGCGGCAATGAAGCGCAAAAGTTCCGTTCTGCAGAATTGGATGTGATTCAAGATGCCGACCGCCTCGATGCCATTGGCGCTATTGGTATTGCGCGCTGCTTTAATTATGGTGGTTTTAAAAATCGGGTACTTTACAACCCCGACATTCAACCCAATTTGAATATGAGCAAGGAAGAATACAAAAGCTCAGACGCGCCCAGCATCAATCATTTTTATGAAAAACTGTTGCTTTTAAAAGACCGGATGAACACGCAAACGGGCAGAGATATCGCGTACCAAAGGCACAACTACATGCTGGAATTTTTAGACCAGTTTTACAGGGAATGGAACGGTGTTTCGTATTTACAACAATCTTTTAAATCGCCTTCGTAA
- a CDS encoding PA0069 family radical SAM protein has product MDPKPFIKGRGAQRNVHNRFFELSHEMRDDFLEFCQKEGEVADNNKTLYLETFPKTIVNKVESPDVGMMYSMNAYQGCEHGCIYCYARNSHEYWGYSAGLDFERRILVKKDAPKLLETQLKKKSWKAHPIVMSGNTDCYQPAEKQFEITRKCLEVFLKYKHPVGIITKNALILRDLDLLKALAADNLIGVNVSITSLSEDTRRILEPRTATIKRRLETVKVLSDNGIPVNVMLAPIIPSVNSHEILPLAKAAADHGAVSIGHTIVRLNGAIGEIFTDWIKTAMPDRADKVLHQIESCHDGSLNDSRYGTRMRGEGKIAEQINTLVKLARHKYFKNKGMPRLNIDLHEQFKDGQLKLF; this is encoded by the coding sequence ATGGACCCCAAACCTTTTATAAAAGGTCGCGGTGCGCAACGCAATGTGCACAATCGGTTTTTCGAACTGAGCCACGAAATGCGCGACGATTTTTTGGAATTCTGCCAAAAGGAAGGAGAGGTGGCCGATAACAACAAAACGCTGTATCTGGAAACCTTCCCGAAAACCATTGTCAATAAAGTGGAGAGCCCCGATGTGGGGATGATGTATTCCATGAACGCTTATCAAGGTTGCGAACACGGTTGTATTTATTGTTACGCCCGAAACTCACACGAATATTGGGGTTACAGTGCGGGGTTGGATTTTGAGCGTCGTATTTTAGTAAAAAAAGATGCGCCCAAACTATTGGAAACCCAGCTAAAAAAGAAAAGTTGGAAGGCCCACCCCATAGTAATGTCGGGCAATACTGATTGCTATCAACCGGCCGAAAAACAGTTTGAAATTACCCGAAAATGCTTGGAGGTATTTTTAAAGTACAAACACCCTGTGGGCATTATTACCAAAAACGCTTTGATTTTACGCGATTTAGATTTGTTAAAAGCCTTGGCGGCAGATAATTTGATTGGCGTTAATGTTTCGATAACTTCATTGAGCGAAGATACCCGGCGTATTTTAGAACCGAGAACGGCCACTATAAAACGCCGATTGGAAACCGTAAAAGTATTGAGTGATAATGGCATTCCGGTAAATGTGATGTTAGCGCCCATCATCCCGAGTGTTAACAGTCATGAAATATTGCCTTTGGCAAAAGCGGCTGCCGATCATGGGGCGGTATCTATTGGACACACCATTGTTCGGTTAAACGGTGCGATTGGCGAAATTTTTACCGATTGGATAAAAACAGCCATGCCCGACCGTGCCGATAAGGTGCTGCACCAAATTGAAAGTTGCCATGACGGTAGTTTAAACGATTCGCGTTATGGCACACGCATGCGTGGCGAAGGCAAAATAGCCGAGCAAATCAACACTTTGGTTAAATTGGCCAGACATAAATACTTTAAGAACAAAGGTATGCCCAGACTGAATATTGATTTACATGAGCAATTTAAGGATGGGCAGCTAAAATTATTCTAA
- a CDS encoding ATP-binding protein: protein MKLKKLSLRTRIFLAMILLVILASVLIAAVAIYQYREQSKDYHEGRLERKEGSVQAHIKRVINGRQNTWEVKTENIPFIFKEEIYNIADIHKLQINIYDLEGGLLITSKAGLQTSAADKCISANILNAINNTVEFNSEIEVARHRYVDKHEENGEIFQSSYTFILDQKSKPLAILNIPYLEKDDFLDKELEEFLTRLGYAFALVLLMAIAIAFLLSKYITKSLKTISDKINTTRLEKRNEKIEVNDTSEEITTLVNSYNSMIDELEESAVQLARSEREQAWREMAKQVAHEIKNPLTPMRLTVQNFQRKFNPEDENIHQKVDEYSKTLIQQIDTMSAIASAFSNFAKMPAQQNETLNVVKIVKLALDIFNEDHIVFNASTDEVIAKLDRSQLIRVVTNLVKNAIQAIPDHKTGKIEVKVFEEGSQAVITVSDNGMGVSEENIDKVFEPKFTTKSSGMGLGLAMVKNIVETYNGSISFETEKGQGTTFTVTFPKA from the coding sequence ATGAAACTAAAAAAACTCTCCTTACGAACCCGTATTTTCCTGGCCATGATTTTGTTGGTTATTTTGGCATCGGTGCTTATCGCTGCGGTGGCCATATATCAATACAGGGAGCAAAGTAAAGATTACCACGAAGGCCGTTTGGAGCGGAAAGAAGGTAGTGTACAGGCGCATATAAAACGGGTTATTAACGGCAGGCAAAATACTTGGGAGGTAAAAACCGAAAATATTCCGTTTATTTTTAAAGAAGAAATCTACAATATTGCCGACATTCATAAATTGCAGATTAACATTTACGATTTGGAAGGTGGATTGCTGATTACTTCAAAAGCAGGGTTGCAAACCAGTGCCGCCGACAAATGCATTAGTGCCAATATTTTAAATGCCATAAACAATACGGTGGAGTTCAATAGCGAAATAGAAGTCGCCAGGCACCGTTACGTCGATAAGCATGAGGAAAACGGCGAGATTTTCCAATCGTCGTACACCTTTATTTTAGATCAAAAATCGAAACCGTTGGCCATTTTAAATATTCCGTATTTAGAAAAAGACGATTTTCTCGATAAAGAACTCGAAGAGTTTTTAACTCGTTTGGGGTATGCCTTTGCACTGGTATTGCTTATGGCTATTGCCATTGCCTTTTTACTTTCAAAGTACATTACCAAATCGCTTAAAACCATTAGCGACAAAATCAACACCACGAGGTTGGAAAAAAGGAACGAAAAAATTGAGGTGAACGATACCAGTGAAGAAATTACCACTTTGGTGAACTCGTACAACAGTATGATTGATGAGTTGGAAGAAAGTGCTGTGCAGCTGGCGCGTAGTGAGCGCGAACAGGCTTGGCGCGAAATGGCCAAACAAGTGGCGCACGAAATTAAAAATCCGTTGACGCCCATGAGGCTAACGGTGCAAAATTTCCAACGGAAGTTTAATCCCGAAGATGAAAATATCCATCAAAAAGTAGATGAATACAGCAAAACCCTAATCCAGCAAATCGATACCATGAGCGCTATTGCTTCGGCATTTTCAAACTTTGCCAAAATGCCGGCGCAGCAAAACGAAACGCTAAACGTGGTAAAAATTGTTAAATTAGCGTTAGATATTTTTAATGAAGATCATATAGTTTTCAATGCCAGTACCGATGAGGTTATCGCCAAGCTCGATAGGTCGCAACTCATTCGCGTGGTAACCAATTTGGTTAAGAATGCCATTCAGGCCATTCCAGACCATAAAACAGGAAAAATAGAAGTGAAGGTGTTTGAGGAAGGTAGCCAGGCCGTTATTACCGTAAGCGACAACGGTATGGGGGTTTCCGAAGAAAATATTGACAAGGTTTTCGAGCCTAAGTTTACCACTAAATCCAGCGGAATGGGGCTAGGGTTGGCTATGGTGAAAAACATTGTGGAAACCTATAACGGAAGTATCTCATTCGAGACTGAAAAAGGACAAGGTACCACGTTTACGGTCACCTTTCCAAAGGCATAA
- a CDS encoding acyl-ACP desaturase, with protein MSLKNKRLEVMQFLEKDVDALMEKYLIPVDTIWQPTDFLPDSEGTDETFFEQVREIRELAKELPYDFWVVLVGDMITEEALPTYESWLMDVEGVNQVDGGGNGWSKWVKQWTAEENRHGDVLNKYLYLSGRVNMKEIERTTQHLIADGFDIGTDRDPYKNFVYTSFQELATYVSHNRVAKIARKKGNKRLAKMCQIISGDEMRHHHAYSDFVERIFKVDPSQMMMAFHYMMKQKITMPAHFLRESGGKIGTAFEEFSNTAQRIGVYTSTDYVDILQKLIDRWEIDKITGLNDEAEKARDYLMKLPSRMYRLADRMKIPENSFQFKWVEPAVNK; from the coding sequence ATGTCTTTAAAGAATAAGAGGTTAGAAGTGATGCAGTTTTTGGAAAAAGACGTTGATGCTTTAATGGAAAAGTATTTAATTCCCGTTGATACCATTTGGCAGCCTACCGATTTTTTACCAGACTCTGAAGGTACGGACGAAACTTTTTTCGAACAAGTTAGAGAAATACGGGAATTAGCCAAAGAGCTGCCCTATGATTTTTGGGTAGTTTTAGTGGGCGATATGATTACCGAAGAAGCCCTACCAACTTACGAATCGTGGTTGATGGACGTTGAAGGCGTTAACCAAGTTGATGGTGGCGGCAACGGATGGTCTAAATGGGTAAAACAATGGACGGCCGAAGAAAACCGCCATGGCGATGTGCTCAACAAATACTTGTATTTATCGGGAAGGGTAAACATGAAAGAAATTGAAAGAACCACACAGCACCTAATAGCCGATGGGTTTGATATTGGCACCGACCGCGACCCGTACAAAAACTTTGTTTATACCAGTTTCCAGGAATTGGCCACTTATGTTTCGCACAATCGCGTAGCGAAAATAGCCCGTAAAAAAGGTAATAAGCGCTTGGCTAAAATGTGCCAAATAATATCTGGTGACGAAATGCGCCACCACCACGCCTACTCCGATTTTGTGGAGCGTATTTTTAAGGTAGACCCTAGCCAAATGATGATGGCTTTCCATTACATGATGAAACAAAAAATTACCATGCCGGCTCACTTTTTAAGAGAATCGGGAGGTAAAATAGGTACAGCTTTCGAAGAGTTTTCGAATACAGCCCAACGTATTGGGGTTTATACATCTACCGACTATGTAGATATTCTTCAAAAATTGATAGACCGCTGGGAAATCGACAAGATTACCGGACTTAACGACGAGGCCGAAAAAGCTCGCGATTATTTAATGAAACTTCCATCGAGAATGTATCGCTTGGCGGATCGCATGAAAATTCCAGAAAACTCATTCCAGTTTAAATGGGTAGAGCCTGCGGTAAATAAGTAA
- a CDS encoding phage tail protein — MNSYPLCANHFSIEWGGKRIGASEISGLSINLQPISYSEGTFRANAPIVMPGKQKTNTIVLKRGIMPGDNEYYDWLKSVKGNTVERRDLTISLLNENHEPVVTWKLKNAFPVKMEWTDLNANSNEPAMEMLEVMHEGMTVENGA, encoded by the coding sequence ATGAATTCTTACCCATTATGCGCCAACCACTTTTCAATAGAATGGGGCGGTAAACGTATTGGCGCCAGTGAAATTTCGGGTCTTTCCATTAACCTGCAACCCATTAGTTACAGCGAAGGAACGTTTAGAGCCAATGCCCCCATTGTAATGCCCGGAAAACAAAAAACCAATACCATTGTTTTAAAAAGAGGCATTATGCCGGGCGACAACGAATATTACGACTGGCTTAAATCGGTAAAAGGAAACACCGTTGAACGCCGTGATTTAACCATTTCGTTGCTGAATGAAAACCACGAGCCAGTGGTAACTTGGAAACTAAAAAATGCTTTTCCGGTTAAAATGGAATGGACCGACTTAAACGCTAACAGTAACGAACCCGCTATGGAAATGCTCGAGGTTATGCATGAAGGTATGACAGTTGAAAACGGAGCATAA
- a CDS encoding enoyl-CoA hydratase-related protein, whose protein sequence is MSYNNILVEEKNSIATITINRPKKLNALNRDTIQELHEAFKTADSNKTVKVIVVTGSGEKAFVAGADISEFADYSVAEGTKLAANGQNILFDFVENLSKPVIAAVNGFALGGGLELAMACHFRVASDNAKLGLPEVSLGLIPGYGGTQRLPQLIGKGRAMEMIMTAGMIDAQQALTFGLVNHVTSQEELLPLCEKIAGKILNNSSVAIASAIKAVNANYKDGVNGFELEIEQFGNSFGTADFTEGTTAFLEKRKADFPGE, encoded by the coding sequence ATGAGTTACAATAACATTTTAGTTGAAGAAAAAAATAGTATTGCTACAATAACCATAAACCGACCTAAAAAACTTAACGCTTTAAATCGGGATACCATTCAAGAGTTGCACGAGGCGTTTAAGACGGCCGATAGCAACAAAACCGTCAAAGTAATTGTTGTAACCGGTAGTGGCGAAAAAGCCTTTGTGGCGGGAGCAGACATCAGTGAATTTGCTGATTACAGTGTCGCTGAGGGGACAAAATTGGCGGCTAACGGACAAAATATACTTTTCGATTTTGTAGAAAACCTGTCTAAACCCGTTATAGCAGCGGTAAACGGTTTTGCTTTAGGTGGCGGTTTAGAATTGGCCATGGCCTGCCACTTTCGGGTGGCTAGCGATAATGCCAAATTAGGCTTGCCCGAAGTGAGTTTGGGACTAATTCCGGGGTATGGTGGTACGCAGCGCTTGCCGCAACTTATTGGCAAAGGCCGTGCTATGGAAATGATCATGACTGCCGGGATGATTGATGCCCAACAAGCCTTAACATTTGGTTTGGTAAACCACGTCACCTCGCAGGAGGAGCTGTTGCCACTTTGCGAAAAAATAGCGGGTAAAATTTTAAATAACTCTTCGGTGGCGATTGCATCGGCCATTAAAGCCGTTAATGCCAATTATAAAGATGGTGTAAATGGTTTTGAGCTGGAAATCGAGCAATTTGGAAACAGCTTTGGAACGGCTGATTTTACCGAAGGCACCACCGCTTTTTTAGAAAAACGAAAAGCTGATTTCCCGGGCGAGTAG